A window of the Salvelinus alpinus chromosome 3, SLU_Salpinus.1, whole genome shotgun sequence genome harbors these coding sequences:
- the LOC139571410 gene encoding PHD finger protein 10-like isoform X3: MATVLPTRPCDSNPATPGAQSVKDDIEEVSNDGSQAPKRQRMGSGDSSRSCDTSCQELGPTYFSAENLTEYRWPSDGSGEYYMLQEQVSEYLGVTSFKRKYPDLERRDLSHKEKLYLREQNVITETQCTLGLTALRSDEVIDLMIKEYPGKHAEYSVILQERERQRITEEYSIIQVPQGRYKVLPPERTKTGPYPVALIPGQFQDYYKRYSPNELRYLPLNTALFEPPLDPELPALDSDGDSDDADDNKGEEGKKNSDSSSGNTSDGDSQDSGVQSKGKAKDRTTTPAKDATPRPNQHKSVPGYKPKVMPNAICGICQKGKESNKEGKPEALIHCSQCKNSAHPSCLDMSEELVGLIKTYPWQCMECKTCTVCKHPHHEEEMMFCDTCDRGFHSFCVGLDSIPLGCWVCECCNKESSTPKKKRGRKKQQKSKSAYKWNVIKSIS, translated from the exons ATGGCTACTGTTCTCCCAACCAGACCTTGCGATAGCAACCCTGCAACCCCGGGAGCTCAGTCTGTAAAG GATGACATCGAGGAAGTGTCCAATGATGGCAGTCAAGCTCCAAAAAGACAGCGCATGGGTTCAGGTGACAGTTCCAGAAGTTGCGACACCTCCTGCCAGGAACTTGG GCCCACATACTTCTCAGCAGAAAATCTGACCGAGTACAGGTGGCCATCAGACGGTAGTGGGGAGTACTATATGTTACAAGAACAAGTCAGTGAATATCTGGGAGTCACTTCATTTAAGCGAAAATATCCAG ATTTGGAAAGGAGAGACCTCTCCCACAAGGAGAAGCTATATCTGAGGGAGCAAAATGTCATCACAGAGACACAGTGCACCTTGG GCTTGACTGCTTTACGAAGTGATGAAGTCATTGATTTGATGATCAAGGAGTACCCAGGAAAACATGCTGAGTATTCTGTCATCCTCCAAGAGAGGGAGCGCCAGAGGATAACAGAAGAGTACTCT ATTATCCAAGTACCCCAAGGGAGGTATAAAGTCCTTCCTCCAGAGAGAACCAAGACTGGACCCTATCCAGTGGCCCTCATCCCTGGGCAGTTCCAGGACTACTACAAAAG GTACTCTCCCAACGAGCTGCGCTACTTGCCCCTGAACACAGCCCTGTTCGAGCCCCCCCTGGACCCGGAGCTGCCTGCCCTGGACAGTGATGGGGACTCGGACGATGCAGATGACAACAAGGGAGAAGAGGGCAAGAAAAATTCA GACAGCTCATCTGGAAACACCTCAGATGGGGACAGTCAGGACAGTGGAGTGCAGTCAAAGGGCAAGGCCAAGGACAGGACTACCACCCCGGCTAAAGATGCCACcccacgccccaaccaacacaaaTCTGTCCCTGGGTACAAG CCTAAGGTCATGCCCAATGCTATTTGTGGCATTTGCCAGAAGGGTAAGGAGTCCAACAAAGAAGGAAAGCCAGAAGCTCTCATTCACTGCTCACAGTGCAAGAACAGTG CTCACCCATCATGCCTGGACATGAGTGAGGAGCTGGTGGGTCTGATTAAGACCTACCCGTGGCAGTGCATGGAGTGTAAGACGTGCACGGTGTGTAAGCATCCCCATCACGAGGAGGAGATGATGTTCTGTGACACGTGTGACCGGGGCTTCCACTCCTTCTGCGTGGGCCTGGACTCCATCCCTCTAG GTTGCTGGGTTTGTGAGTGTTGCAACAAGGAGTCCTCAACCCCCAAGAAGAAAAGAGgaagaaaaaaacaacaaaagtctaaatctgcatataaatggaatgTGATCAAATCAATAAGCTAA
- the LOC139571410 gene encoding PHD finger protein 10-like isoform X2: MGSGDSSRSCDTSCQELGPTYFSAENLTEYRWPSDGSGEYYMLQEQVSEYLGVTSFKRKYPDLERRDLSHKEKLYLREQNVITETQCTLGLTALRSDEVIDLMIKEYPGKHAEYSVILQERERQRITEEYSKMQQQKPQKVEASKVPEYIQKAAKKAAEFNSNFNRERMEERRAYFDLQTHIIQVPQGRYKVLPPERTKTGPYPVALIPGQFQDYYKRYSPNELRYLPLNTALFEPPLDPELPALDSDGDSDDADDNKGEEGKKNSDSSSGNTSDGDSQDSGVQSKGKAKDRTTTPAKDATPRPNQHKSVPGYKPKVMPNAICGICQKGKESNKEGKPEALIHCSQCKNSAHPSCLDMSEELVGLIKTYPWQCMECKTCTVCKHPHHEEEMMFCDTCDRGFHSFCVGLDSIPLGCWVCECCNKESSTPKKKRGRKKQQKSKSAYKWNVIKSIS; encoded by the exons ATGGGTTCAGGTGACAGTTCCAGAAGTTGCGACACCTCCTGCCAGGAACTTGG GCCCACATACTTCTCAGCAGAAAATCTGACCGAGTACAGGTGGCCATCAGACGGTAGTGGGGAGTACTATATGTTACAAGAACAAGTCAGTGAATATCTGGGAGTCACTTCATTTAAGCGAAAATATCCAG ATTTGGAAAGGAGAGACCTCTCCCACAAGGAGAAGCTATATCTGAGGGAGCAAAATGTCATCACAGAGACACAGTGCACCTTGG GCTTGACTGCTTTACGAAGTGATGAAGTCATTGATTTGATGATCAAGGAGTACCCAGGAAAACATGCTGAGTATTCTGTCATCCTCCAAGAGAGGGAGCGCCAGAGGATAACAGAAGAGTACTCT AAAATGCAGCAACAAAAGCCTCAGAAGGTTGAAGCCAGTAAAGTGCCAGAGTACATACAGAAAGCTGCCAAGAAAGCTGCTGAGTTCAACAGTAACTTCAACAGGGAAAGGATGGAAGAGAGAAGGGCCTATTTTGACCTTCAGACACAC ATTATCCAAGTACCCCAAGGGAGGTATAAAGTCCTTCCTCCAGAGAGAACCAAGACTGGACCCTATCCAGTGGCCCTCATCCCTGGGCAGTTCCAGGACTACTACAAAAG GTACTCTCCCAACGAGCTGCGCTACTTGCCCCTGAACACAGCCCTGTTCGAGCCCCCCCTGGACCCGGAGCTGCCTGCCCTGGACAGTGATGGGGACTCGGACGATGCAGATGACAACAAGGGAGAAGAGGGCAAGAAAAATTCA GACAGCTCATCTGGAAACACCTCAGATGGGGACAGTCAGGACAGTGGAGTGCAGTCAAAGGGCAAGGCCAAGGACAGGACTACCACCCCGGCTAAAGATGCCACcccacgccccaaccaacacaaaTCTGTCCCTGGGTACAAG CCTAAGGTCATGCCCAATGCTATTTGTGGCATTTGCCAGAAGGGTAAGGAGTCCAACAAAGAAGGAAAGCCAGAAGCTCTCATTCACTGCTCACAGTGCAAGAACAGTG CTCACCCATCATGCCTGGACATGAGTGAGGAGCTGGTGGGTCTGATTAAGACCTACCCGTGGCAGTGCATGGAGTGTAAGACGTGCACGGTGTGTAAGCATCCCCATCACGAGGAGGAGATGATGTTCTGTGACACGTGTGACCGGGGCTTCCACTCCTTCTGCGTGGGCCTGGACTCCATCCCTCTAG GTTGCTGGGTTTGTGAGTGTTGCAACAAGGAGTCCTCAACCCCCAAGAAGAAAAGAGgaagaaaaaaacaacaaaagtctaaatctgcatataaatggaatgTGATCAAATCAATAAGCTAA
- the LOC139571410 gene encoding PHD finger protein 10-like isoform X1, with protein MATVLPTRPCDSNPATPGAQSVKDDIEEVSNDGSQAPKRQRMGSGDSSRSCDTSCQELGPTYFSAENLTEYRWPSDGSGEYYMLQEQVSEYLGVTSFKRKYPDLERRDLSHKEKLYLREQNVITETQCTLGLTALRSDEVIDLMIKEYPGKHAEYSVILQERERQRITEEYSKMQQQKPQKVEASKVPEYIQKAAKKAAEFNSNFNRERMEERRAYFDLQTHIIQVPQGRYKVLPPERTKTGPYPVALIPGQFQDYYKRYSPNELRYLPLNTALFEPPLDPELPALDSDGDSDDADDNKGEEGKKNSDSSSGNTSDGDSQDSGVQSKGKAKDRTTTPAKDATPRPNQHKSVPGYKPKVMPNAICGICQKGKESNKEGKPEALIHCSQCKNSAHPSCLDMSEELVGLIKTYPWQCMECKTCTVCKHPHHEEEMMFCDTCDRGFHSFCVGLDSIPLGCWVCECCNKESSTPKKKRGRKKQQKSKSAYKWNVIKSIS; from the exons ATGGCTACTGTTCTCCCAACCAGACCTTGCGATAGCAACCCTGCAACCCCGGGAGCTCAGTCTGTAAAG GATGACATCGAGGAAGTGTCCAATGATGGCAGTCAAGCTCCAAAAAGACAGCGCATGGGTTCAGGTGACAGTTCCAGAAGTTGCGACACCTCCTGCCAGGAACTTGG GCCCACATACTTCTCAGCAGAAAATCTGACCGAGTACAGGTGGCCATCAGACGGTAGTGGGGAGTACTATATGTTACAAGAACAAGTCAGTGAATATCTGGGAGTCACTTCATTTAAGCGAAAATATCCAG ATTTGGAAAGGAGAGACCTCTCCCACAAGGAGAAGCTATATCTGAGGGAGCAAAATGTCATCACAGAGACACAGTGCACCTTGG GCTTGACTGCTTTACGAAGTGATGAAGTCATTGATTTGATGATCAAGGAGTACCCAGGAAAACATGCTGAGTATTCTGTCATCCTCCAAGAGAGGGAGCGCCAGAGGATAACAGAAGAGTACTCT AAAATGCAGCAACAAAAGCCTCAGAAGGTTGAAGCCAGTAAAGTGCCAGAGTACATACAGAAAGCTGCCAAGAAAGCTGCTGAGTTCAACAGTAACTTCAACAGGGAAAGGATGGAAGAGAGAAGGGCCTATTTTGACCTTCAGACACAC ATTATCCAAGTACCCCAAGGGAGGTATAAAGTCCTTCCTCCAGAGAGAACCAAGACTGGACCCTATCCAGTGGCCCTCATCCCTGGGCAGTTCCAGGACTACTACAAAAG GTACTCTCCCAACGAGCTGCGCTACTTGCCCCTGAACACAGCCCTGTTCGAGCCCCCCCTGGACCCGGAGCTGCCTGCCCTGGACAGTGATGGGGACTCGGACGATGCAGATGACAACAAGGGAGAAGAGGGCAAGAAAAATTCA GACAGCTCATCTGGAAACACCTCAGATGGGGACAGTCAGGACAGTGGAGTGCAGTCAAAGGGCAAGGCCAAGGACAGGACTACCACCCCGGCTAAAGATGCCACcccacgccccaaccaacacaaaTCTGTCCCTGGGTACAAG CCTAAGGTCATGCCCAATGCTATTTGTGGCATTTGCCAGAAGGGTAAGGAGTCCAACAAAGAAGGAAAGCCAGAAGCTCTCATTCACTGCTCACAGTGCAAGAACAGTG CTCACCCATCATGCCTGGACATGAGTGAGGAGCTGGTGGGTCTGATTAAGACCTACCCGTGGCAGTGCATGGAGTGTAAGACGTGCACGGTGTGTAAGCATCCCCATCACGAGGAGGAGATGATGTTCTGTGACACGTGTGACCGGGGCTTCCACTCCTTCTGCGTGGGCCTGGACTCCATCCCTCTAG GTTGCTGGGTTTGTGAGTGTTGCAACAAGGAGTCCTCAACCCCCAAGAAGAAAAGAGgaagaaaaaaacaacaaaagtctaaatctgcatataaatggaatgTGATCAAATCAATAAGCTAA